Genomic window (Syngnathus typhle isolate RoL2023-S1 ecotype Sweden linkage group LG19, RoL_Styp_1.0, whole genome shotgun sequence):
GGTGATTTTATTTGGTTGCCCGTAACTGAGCGTCATTTGTAGTGGTCACTGGGTTTCTGGTAATCAAAGTCATTTAGtgcacttttcatttttgatTGATTATATTGCACGCATAGTTTCATATCATGACAACCATGGCATCTTTAAGGGGATTTTCTCCCTGCATCCTGTGTTGAAACCGGGGTAATCCAGTTTGAGTTCTACATAGGGATTTAAGGATTAGGACACAGCTGGTTTTGAGGAATATAGTATTATTGGATTATTTGGTCACAATCCTTTACGCCTTAATTCCCCATGGGTGGTCAAAGAATTATTTAGTGTGAAATATTATCTTAGATGAACTGATTTTATTAACTATGGAAACTATTTGGAGACTTGGAAACAAAAGTTCAGAACATTCAGGAAGTGTTTCCTAACACACTCTGCAATGATGCATACTGCCTGAATTCACAGAGTTCGTCAGAAACAAATGACAAATAATCTCAACATAAAGGTCACATTTTTGCTTGACGCCCTGAATTTTAAATTGCAGTTAGTCACGTAATTAGTGTACAACTGAacaagataataaaaaaaaaaatcatccgaaACGATTTTCTGATTAAATTGAAGATTTTCTGCAACTCACACGTTCAGCCCCTGCTCAACGTGTGTTTGTTTCCTTCCAACATCTCCCATGTGCTTTGGATTAGGTTTTATTTCCCCTCTTATAAATTGATGCATTGAAACAAATGTTTCTCACTAAACTGGATGCTgtgaaaacaaaatggtgaaacGTGAATCGCCCAATAAAACTTTTTAGAGGGTGATATCATCATGACACCTGAAGCCCGTCTCGAAAAACACTCTACTCACGGAGGATGATGTCCATAGCCAGGGGAGGCTTTCCCTTGCACCGAGGGTCCATTGTGGGGATGATGGATTCGTTCATGTTGGAGGTGCCCGAAACTTTCAGCGTGGAACTTTGGCGTCGTGTGCTCGTCCCGTGTTGGCATCCACGGACACGCGCGGAACTTGGAAGTCGCGGTGTTGTGATTCCCAAGTAAAAAGAGCGTGTTGCTGCTTGGCGGTGCTGTCATAAACGCATCAGGGGGAGTGGGGCACCCCCGCACCCCGTTGGACCCGCCCACTCCTGCACATGACGCACTCCTCCCAATGGAGATTTGCTGAAAATGCTACATTTACCTTTAATATTTTGTGCTTTTATTGAAGGAAATACATATTTGGGAACataatttaatataataatgtgtattttcatttttttaaaaatatgttttttgtaatattaatgattattgagtttttattttttatttttttaatgaggagAATCAATCAAGTTAAAATCGACCTCAGATGGTTTTTATTCAAATAGTAAATAAAGTCGTTCAAAAATGGCAACATGAAACCCTTAACTGGGAAATGTATCCAATTTCAGAGTACTTTGTCCATTTTATAATTTTGGACATCCATTTGGGAacataacaaaaatacaaatttgcATTCCAATAGTCTATTTAGGCGTAACCCTAGTAATGTCAAGATCACCATTTAATAGTGTATTTTGTGTTATCTGTAATGGATGAGCCATCCAAAGTTGTTCAGTGAAAGCAAGGCTGCTTTGGCCTTGTGACGTGTTTGCTTTTCAACACGTTAACACAAACTGACATGGAGGCCATTGCCTTGGGAGCCAAGGATTGCATGCtgaacaagtaaaaaaaaaaagtattttagaaTCTCAGCAAGTGAGCTACTTTGCAATCTCACCCTCATATTTGCATGAAATACATCTGGACACATGAAAGAATTTTGGAATCAAGTGCATTGGAGTTGAAATgtcatttgtattcatttgacAACCTTCCAAGCGGAGTCAAGGGCCTGTGTGTTACAGATAGCCAGAAGTTCAACTCCAAAGCTGGCTTAATTCAAATACTGTTATCATGCACTCTAACcagacacaacattaggtacacttgtgcACACAAGACTCCACTTTTAATGTGTGTGCAGGATAATTTTAGACTGAAGGGCTGAATTGGCATTTCTGGACTTTTGCCTATAATAGGACAAATCTCACGGAACTATGCTCAAATGACAAATGCACATTTGTCGGTTTTATGGCTTCATTTATTAGGACACAGCAGAGTAAAGCTGCTTTCAAACATGATTCACCTTCAGTTTCAGTTTCAACCACATTGACACAAGGCTCAAATCATATCTTCTGACAGCGAGGCGTCATGCTGAGGGGCTTTATTCTGGTGTTATGCACACCGGTAGGTACAACATATGTAAAAAACAGGTTGCTGCACTGAAGCATTTCTCTCAAAGACGATAATATTACAAAACAACACAGTGCAAAAATACACACGCGCGCGTCGAGGCCCAGAGAAAAGATTAGAGGGCATTTATAGAAAATGAAAGATTGATAGGTCCAAATATTGTGAATAAATGGAAACGAGTCAAAAGGTTATATAACTTCTGCTTGCTTTTGAGTTCTGTCAAATCATTTGGATTTGTTATAATTAGATGGCACGCGAAGCCCATTTGACAGCTTACATGGAGCACAGCTATGGTAGAAAACATTGTACAACACCACAGGTCACTCTGTACAATACATAAAGGGCTGTAAACGTGTACAGCGTGGGATGTGATTTGCAGGAGGCTCAACTCTCATGAGGATGCGATCGGACACACCAATATTACATAAGTGCATGAGGAACGGGTAAGTTGCATATGTGGACCAGATTTCCTCACTTAGTCGTTTGGTCATCCTACAAATAAAAAGTCTGTACAAAAAAACGGTTGAGATACTGTGAGATCGATGATAATCCCTGCGTTGTCAAGGACACAAGACAATCCACTCAAAAACACATGCTAATGCTCGgaataagcaaaaaaaaaaaaaaggccaaatttGATGGTCTCAAGTCTTCAAAACTATTTTTTGTCATGATCCAAAAAATATGACTGTATTTGAGATCATGTTTGTGTGCAGCAGGTAAAGCGTTTTGTCGCCATCTGCTGGTTAGAATGAGACAACACGGTGTGAAAACAACAAGTGCCATGCCTCTTAAATGTTGTTTGGCCCACAGAGGTTAAGGTAAAGCTAAGGATGCTGTAAACACTTGTAGTTCAGGAGTCTGAGCTCCTGCTGGTGCAGCCCTTATTTTGGCAAGAAATGTTGAATTTGTCGAGCACTGCAGACGTAACCAAACGGAAAGGGACGACTTTTGGACGAGCAAACGCGTAAAAAcgtaaagacacacacacacgcacgcgcaaatCATTCAACTTGTGATGCTTTGCCGACCTGCAAACGAGCAGCACTGTTTGATGTATACAGCAATACTATGCATCGTCTTGtgctcatagaaaaaaaaacgctcactgACCCAGGCATCTGGGGACATCTGTGCTGGGAAATATTCAATGTCCTTCAAGAATACAgttcaaaagaagaaaaacaatagtCCCATCAGTGGATTCTTcgtagaaaacaaaaatggcaacGATCCAGCTTTTCTTCCATTTCTGACTGCAGCTTTGTGCCTCTTAATGTGGATCCAGGTAGCtttggcacaaaaaaaaaataaaaagaccattttttaaaaaaagcagcTTGTGATTCGCGCATAGGATTAGATACGAAACCGAAAAAGTCCGATACAgatacaatgaaataaatgtgtgctgctgttgctgctgctgctgcatgcgGAAAAACACCAACGCCATGGACGCAGCTCTGTGCTGTTACAGGCAAAAGGAATGCATTGCCATCGTTACTCTGAGGTTGCACGGAGGGGCCGTCACCATGGCGATGAGCGAAAGGGTCGCACAGCTTAAGGCATCGGACTGGATGATTGAGGAGTGGCTCCTGTGGCAAGGGGGGAGGGAACACAATAGCCAATCAGGTGGATTTCTATCGCTAGCTTTAACTCCGCCGCGCAATTATTCATAGAAgcagcaaatcacctggttagGACTCACTCTCCATGGAGATGGCGATGGTGTCATTTGGGGCTGTGGAAGCAAACAGCGACAAAGACCGAGCATTTGtaaaaatccaatttttaaagttttttccATTCTGCTAAACCTCACCTGACGTGATGGGATCACTCGCCACGTGTTGTACCGTGCTGTTAGTGTGCTGCTCATTGTTCAGGAGGCGGTTGTGCGACTCGCTGAGTGGGCCCACTATCACTTCGCTGCAACCGAAATAACAAATATAATCATAATCAATCACATCCTTTCACTTCTGATTGATCACCTTTTATTAGGCTCCGGGTGCGAGACGGCTGTCGGCTGCTCGATGTCGGCGTTGACGAGCCGAGTGGGGAACGTCAGACCGTCTCCTTGACTGTGGTGAACGAAAACTAAGTCAGCCCAAGTAACATCCAAGTGGAAATAATTACAGCTAACAACAGTAAAGACAACTTTTAGTACCTGGTGAAGACTGGTAATAGCCAGTACTTCTTCTGGTCTCCAAACACCTGAGCAATATTTTTCCCGAACCCCAACGAAAAGCCATTCTTGTCGGACCCGGTCCTAAAGACGGGCGCTCTGAACGCCTCTGAGACATAATCAATAAAATCAGGTCACAAtggaaatcatttcaaaaatcCATTACCAGGTAATAGGTGAATTGAAGACTCAACCGATGGTGGAGCGGTTCTTTCCGACGAGCCACAGGTGGTAGCTGAAGAGGGAGAGGATACTGATGCAGAACATGGCCGCCACAAAAAAGAGAAACAAGACATGGAATTTGGCGTGTGAGTGAGTTTCCTGCAGGTCATTCTGAGGAGAGACATGACAAAAGGGAAGCGAGAGAAGCATCAATAACAcatccaagtgtgtgtgtgtggggggggggggggggggggggatgattgGCAGTGGGATTGGAAACAGGGAGGGATGGAGACAGCATCACCAATGCGGTGGTTGGGGTGGCTGTGTTACCTTTGGACAGTTCTCAGCCGATTTTCTCCGGCAAAGCTTTAGTACGAACAGAAACGAGACTCGTTAGGaaaatcgggggggggggggggggagcaggaaAGGGGTGTGAACACATACGGAAGGTCACAGCGCGAAAGAAGGACAGAGGACACATGGGGATGGAGGGGGGTGCGACTCCTCCTTTCAACAGATCAAGACTGTGCCCGGGTGTGTTATTACTCACGGTCCAGAACTTGATGAAATACTGCAGCACGGTGGCTGCGATGAACAAGCAGTAAAGAAGCGAGTAGGCCAAGAAGAGGATGAAGAACTTGTAATTGGAGAAGCCCACACAGTTGTTCACCCTGGAGGAAGACAAAAGACTGAGGTTAGACTGGACCTTATTTGCTGTTTCATTAGCTCTGTGGATCGGATCTTGTACCAGGGACAATGGTGGTCCATCTTTAGCACACACCTACAAAAAAGATGGAGGCAGATGAAACATGACTAAAAAGAGCCAACAAATGTTGCGTTGGAGTGATTCAAAACGTACATGTCGCACGCGGAGCAGTGGTGACAACGGTCGGGCTTGATAACTTGACAGCGGTCGCAGTAACGAATTGCTGCAGCAAAATCAGAAGTGGGTCAGAACTGACGTCAGCATTGTATTGTTGCAGCATCAAAACAACAGCGCATAAGTACCTCTTGCTCCGGTGCGGGTATAAAGTGGCAAACTGGCAGCGGCTCGACACAGAATCTCCTGCTGGGATTCTGGCCGCTCTTCCTTCTCGTAGCGCTCCTTCTCCGCCTTGGCCAAGCAGAACTGGAGGGAGCGTAAAACAAAACCATGATATTTTAGACTGTTGACCCGAGTAGCACCGTGGGGGTCACTCTGGATCTGGATCACACGCTTACCTCTTTGGAAGGGTTGGCAGGTTTTGTGAAGATGGTCTTCCAGTACGACCACACAAACATGATGAAGGAGAAATGGAAGAAGATGAGGTATACAACTGGGGGGAACAAATATGAAAAATGTTAGCCTTGAGGGAGTGATGGGAAAACAAAGCTTTCAggttcatgaaccagttgtgttTATTGAGCTGTCATTCCTTAAACCCCTTTCTAtaaaccaacagtgccatctagaggatgaaaaaaaactggttcatgaagcaaaaatgAAGCTTTAGTTTCCTATCACTACTTTGAGAGAAAGGTGAGCTAGCAAACTAATAAGACTTAGGAGAcacttattattatatatataaaaaaatgcttacccTGCTTTCCTATATTAGTGATGGTGACTGTGAGAGACAAACAACGTATTAGTGAaacatacaaaaacaaaaaccgttttttttttgcaagtgctTGCAATGACAAGGCAACCAAAtgaacactaaaaaaaaaaaaaggaaggatgCCGACTTCCCCACTGAGCTTCAACCTAAAACTGTTAGCAAGGCACAGGGAAAGTTTGTCTCGGTCCAAAGCACGTTCATCACTTAGATTCAAAAACAATGACAGCTGTCGGCTTTTTAATTGGTTGTATCAAGAGAATTTTGCCAGTTTTATTATTGGGCTGCAGTCCATTTACTTCCTACTGGCCAAAAAAGCGGCTGTGTGTCGAGTACAATGGAAACAGCGGTAGTAAAAAGGCTTCAACGAAGCACAACAGGGCGGCGAGGAGTCTACTTACATATGCAAAGCTCCACCACGTAGGCATAATAGGACCAGCAGACGACCAAAGCGATGAAAATCACAGGTATCCATGCTAATCCCCGTTGACAGCATCTCAGTACGTGCATGGGCGCCATCTTTCTCCATCTACTGTGGAAAGGGAGCGTCTGTGTGTGACGTCATCGAAGCCAAACCACGTAACCCGGAAATAATTGCTTTGGCGAATGTAAACAAAACCCACCGGGGGGGTTAAGTTATACGCAGGCGCATTGTGATTAAAATtattttgagaaaatcttaaattatattatatatatttatatatataattatattaaatAATTTATAATTAATGCAACTTAAATTCTTGCAATAAATATTACAGGACTCTTAATCATGTCGTGTAAAAGATTCGTAGACCGGATTAAAGAATGTGTCATATCAAACTCAATGACTGATTTCAATTTATAATGGTGGAACTTTTTCTGTTGAACTTGGCTGAAATGTAATATTAGCAGAGTTGCTGCCAGGGGAACAGTTTGAACTTTGAAACTGCCAACTGTGTATTGATAATTATTCTATCTTAAATCAATTGCTGGTTTCAGTTGTCACACCATTCAGCACATGATGTAAAATCAAATGACACTCACGTGAAGTCTGTcatgaaaacaaacagaaattgCTGGCTTGATTTAATAAATTATACATACACTTTTAAGATGTACAATGGTCATCGCgtcatgtcttctttttttttttttaagacaaaatCTGCATTCAAAGTATTTACACATGTACAATTATCAGGCAGCACTTTACAAAGCAAGGCGAgtatgaaagacaaaaactctAATCAAaaccctctccctctctcgccCTCGCTCTGTTGGAGGATATTACTTTGCTGTCCCTTGATTATAATACATGTTTCCCTTCCCAAGTGTAATGGGCATGAAAGGGGAATCAGGGGACTGAATAACATCCATGAAATCCACCAAGAGATTCTAAAAGGACTACAGTTCAGTGACTGATCAAATCATAAGGCGAGAAGGGTGTGTATGCAGTGAAAATCTATTCTATGATAGGGTTGGAGGGGGGGACTGAGCTTGCTCTTCCTGCTTTCCTTTCATAGTTGACAAGCCTTTGGCCAACCAGGTACCTGGcaacaaaaaaagagatgtgATTGGATTTACCGTTCAAATTTAGGAACAGGATAATACATAAAACAAATACCTCTTACTACACCTAAAAACATTCTTACTTGTCATTCTTGATGTGCTCATACAGGCGCTTAAACTGTCGAATTTGGAAGGAAAGGATGCCAATAAGTGAGACCACCATCAGGAGGAAGGGGTATATTCTCCTCTGCATTAGAATCTCCATCTCTGGGGTCACCCCTATGGCAACAAAATTATTGTTTAacatgtaacaaaaaaaaaaaaaaaaaaaagagttaaatAGTTGAAAATAAAGAATATGTGGCCAAAAGATTTCAAAGTGTTCACACACTCACCGACAGCAGGCACTACCCCAGCCGCAATGACGTAGGGCACACACAGAGACAGCAGCAGCACTGAGATGACTGGGGCTGCCAGTTTACGAATAATGAAATGAAGATCAATGTTGCGAATTCCATTGGCGTacacctggggggggggggggggggggggaaatctaaATATTgtcagtaaaaaataaataaatatcttgCTTtgaaacacaagactaataatcaaaaaaaaaaaaaagattctccaACTGTTTTTACCTGTTCAATAACAGTTTTCAGCCACCAATGAGGACCCATCAAGGTAATTGCCGCAATGATTTTGGCATGAAGCACTCCAAGAGCCCAATCCTGCAAACGAGAAGAGCTTCAATGATTCAGAAGATACTCATGATGCCAAAAGATGAAAAAACAACACCACTGACATCACCAAATCATAAACAAACATCTTTTAATCCTGCGAGGGCAATTACCTGCCAGGGGTAGAAGAGGGGCGTTTGATCCAGAGGTACTCTGAGCGGAGCTACAATGACCAGCTCAAACAGCAGACCCAACAACAGTGGGATGACTCCAGCAACCAGCAGAGCAACA
Coding sequences:
- the LOC133143819 gene encoding palmitoyltransferase ZDHHC20-B-like produces the protein MAPMHVLRCCQRGLAWIPVIFIALVVCWSYYAYVVELCIFTITNIGKQVVYLIFFHFSFIMFVWSYWKTIFTKPANPSKEFCLAKAEKERYEKEERPESQQEILCRAAASLPLYTRTGARAIRYCDRCQVIKPDRCHHCSACDMCVLKMDHHCPWVNNCVGFSNYKFFILFLAYSLLYCLFIAATVLQYFIKFWTNDLQETHSHAKFHVLFLFFVAAMFCISILSLFSYHLWLVGKNRSTIEAFRAPVFRTGSDKNGFSLGFGKNIAQVFGDQKKYWLLPVFTSQGDGLTFPTRLVNADIEQPTAVSHPEPNKSEVIVGPLSESHNRLLNNEQHTNSTVQHVASDPITSAPNDTIAISMESES